In Coregonus clupeaformis isolate EN_2021a chromosome 7, ASM2061545v1, whole genome shotgun sequence, one genomic interval encodes:
- the LOC121570494 gene encoding CD226 antigen-like, protein MEAVQKDHWYATVLILVFSLTGSVLQTNGVTTVKLEEGMVLGCVCPWDGNLSMVSWTKLIRLEKVPVGVYHPVYGVSISQPYQNRIKFLKTTPMDSSITITNVTQEDAGLYQCSVQSFPSGSWARDILVEDADQEETDIHTREPEPSPVDFSLSENLIYIYVGGLLVLLSVILILVVWQRKKKRREEYRIKLQRAQRQSCNNSQNVPVYDRMRKETNQSGDGPVYANIHTIHSHTKRKR, encoded by the exons ATGGAGGCTGTACAAAAGGACCACTGGTACGCCACGGTACTCATCCTTGTCTTCAGTCTCACGG GTTCTGTGCTGCAGACAAATGGTGTCACCACGGTGAAGCTGGAGGAGGGGATGGTTctagggtgtgtgtgtccatgggACGGGAACCTCAGCATGGTCTCCTGGACCAAACTGATCCGGTTAGAGAAGGTTCCTGTAGGCGTGTACCACCCTGTGTACGGAGTGTCCATCTCCCAGCCATACCAGAACAGGATCAAGTTCCTGAAGACCACACCCATGGACAGCAGTATCACCATCACTAACGTCACCCAAGAGGACGCTGGGCTCTACCAATGCTCTGTTCAAAGCTTCCCCAGTGGATCCTGGGCCAGAGATATATTGGTGGAGGACGCTG ATCAAGAAGAAACTGACATACACACCAGAGAACCAGAACCTAGCCCAG TTGATTTCAGCCTGTCTGAGAATCTGATTTACATCTATGTTGGTGGCCTCTTAGTCCTGCTCTCTGTCATTCTAATACTGGTCGTTTGGCAGAG aaagaagaagaggagagaggagtacaGGATCAAATTGCaaagagctcagagacag TCCTGCAACAACTCTCAGAACGTGCCTGTGTATGACAGGATGAGGAAGGAGACCAATCAGAGCGGAGATGGGCCAGTGTACGCCAACATACACACCATACATTCACACACTAAGAGGAAGAGATAG